The Arachis hypogaea cultivar Tifrunner chromosome 19, arahy.Tifrunner.gnm2.J5K5, whole genome shotgun sequence genome has a window encoding:
- the LOC140182300 gene encoding serine/threonine-protein phosphatase 7 long form homolog has product MSKKSKSRKIDRPEFHIVKYLNYSDYGNRMLTCDHPVPPDRYNERVDEHLRSTSFYHVAQIGVVQCQKTLVNALVERWHPDTHTFHLPVGECAVTLEDVAMIFGLPTDGLPVTGMTLSSFEALEAECLHQFGVTPRKLDYRGSGIKLTWLRNLKERLQLTDENSIHVYVKCHIMLLIGTIFFGDKSGASVHWKFLPLLSDFASIG; this is encoded by the exons atgtccAAGAAATCAAAATCTAGAAAAATTGATCGTCCGGAATTTCACATTGTAAAATATCTCAACTATTctgattat GGTAACCGGATGCTGACCTGTGATCACCCTGTCCCTCCGGATCGGTACAACGAGAGGGTGGATGAGCATTTACGATCTACCAGTTTTTACCATGTCGCCCAGATTGGAGTTGTTCAATGTCAGAAAACACTGGTAAATGCTTTAGTGGAAAGGTGGCACCCGGACACTCATACCTTTCACCTTCCGGTTGGTGAATGTGCCGTGACACTGGAAGACGTGGCTATGATCTTCGGTCTTCCGACCGATGGTCTTCCAGTGACAGGTATGACTTTGAGTAGTTTTGAAGCCTTAGAGGCGGAGTGTCTGCACCAATTTGGGGTCACACCGAGAAAGTTGGATTATCGAGGAAGCGGCATAAAACTTACGTGGCTACGGAATTTAAAAGAACGGTTACAGTTGACTGATGAAAATAGTATACATGTGTACGTTAAGTGCCACATCATGTTGTTGATCGGTACGATCTTTTTTGGAGACAAGTCTGGGGCATCTGTCCACTGGAAGTTTCTGCCTCTGCTCAGTGATTTTGCTAGTATTGGATAG